One stretch of Betaproteobacteria bacterium DNA includes these proteins:
- a CDS encoding extracellular solute-binding protein — MHRHFTTLSVALACTLIPAYHASAQAPAPAIEDELNLITPVAKTLTDPTLADFAKFAKERWNITLKTSALAAGTPVAYGQIVEWKGRPQVDIFWGGESALFDKLAEQKLLATLDLPKSVMDEVPISIGKPKPIALKDPKGFWTGTVLEPYGMVFHPKVLQRLGVAEPKDWDDLLNPKLKGHVAQCAPTRSSSSHASYEIILQRDGDDKGWEWLRHLAGNTGLFTARSRDVPSVVAKGEFAVGFAVPSYMAFEDRLAGFDLKFVAPKTAYITPEPIGVLAGAKHPKAARAFIEYLLSERGQRVAMERGVFPITPKYKVQGAPGSTAERAVEFTGGMRSYFDREVTNIYEDDKAQGRYEQVNQTFRKEIEAVAEELKKKY; from the coding sequence ATGCATCGCCATTTCACGACGTTAAGCGTCGCACTCGCCTGCACCCTGATACCGGCGTATCACGCAAGCGCGCAGGCACCGGCACCCGCCATCGAGGACGAACTCAACCTCATTACACCGGTGGCCAAAACACTAACCGATCCGACGCTGGCCGACTTTGCAAAGTTTGCGAAAGAGCGCTGGAACATCACCTTGAAGACCAGCGCATTGGCTGCCGGCACCCCCGTCGCGTACGGCCAGATCGTTGAATGGAAAGGTCGGCCACAGGTTGACATTTTTTGGGGCGGTGAGAGCGCCCTGTTCGACAAGCTGGCCGAGCAGAAGCTGCTGGCAACGCTGGACCTGCCGAAGAGCGTGATGGATGAAGTGCCAATCAGCATTGGCAAGCCCAAGCCCATCGCGCTCAAGGATCCAAAAGGATTCTGGACCGGCACCGTGCTGGAGCCGTATGGCATGGTCTTTCACCCCAAGGTGCTGCAGCGTCTGGGCGTTGCCGAACCCAAGGACTGGGACGATTTGCTCAATCCGAAACTGAAAGGACATGTCGCGCAATGCGCGCCGACGCGCTCCTCCAGCAGCCACGCCAGCTACGAGATCATTCTGCAGCGCGACGGCGATGACAAGGGCTGGGAGTGGTTAAGACATCTGGCAGGCAATACCGGCTTGTTCACCGCGCGCAGCCGCGACGTGCCGTCGGTGGTGGCGAAAGGCGAATTCGCGGTCGGCTTCGCGGTACCGAGCTACATGGCCTTCGAAGATCGTCTGGCGGGCTTCGACCTCAAGTTCGTCGCGCCGAAAACCGCCTATATCACACCGGAACCCATTGGCGTGCTGGCCGGCGCCAAGCACCCCAAGGCAGCGCGCGCATTCATTGAGTACCTGCTTTCCGAGCGCGGCCAGCGGGTTGCGATGGAGCGCGGCGTATTTCCGATCACACCCAAATACAAAGTTCAGGGCGCGCCGGGATCGACCGCCGAGAGAGCGGTTGAATTTACCGGTGGCATGCGTTCCTATTTCGATCGCGAAGTGACCAACATTTACGAGGACGACAAGGCACAAGGGCGATATGAACAGGTCAACCAGACCTTCCGCAAGGAAATCGAGGCGGTCGCGGAAGAGTTGAAGAAAAAATACTAG
- a CDS encoding NAD(P)-dependent glycerol-3-phosphate dehydrogenase, which translates to MANVGIIGSGAFGTAMACVVRRSGHDVLLWAREPEVATAINEAGINTIFLPDAALLDGIRATNDLAAATQDKDFILMAVPAQHVRAIAGDMRRSLRRLTPVVSCSKGIECGSSALMSEVLAAMLPEAVVAVLSGPSFAREIAADQPCGVTLACEDWSVGESLGRQISNPRFCVQLCDDVIGTTLGGVMKNVISIASGIVAGRKYGENARASLITLGLAETIRLGLVKGAKVATFTGLSGIGDFMLTANSLQSRNTSLGVQLGQGRLLADIMAERKEVTEGFHSVEAVAALARQLHVDMPVTQALDAILNHGVALDDAIGQFMSHLPPLCRTGRVRPPQ; encoded by the coding sequence ATGGCAAACGTAGGCATCATCGGCAGCGGCGCGTTCGGCACCGCCATGGCGTGCGTGGTCCGCAGATCGGGACACGACGTATTGCTGTGGGCGCGCGAGCCGGAAGTCGCGACCGCGATAAACGAGGCAGGGATCAATACCATCTTTCTTCCCGATGCCGCGCTGCTGGACGGCATCCGCGCCACGAACGATCTCGCCGCGGCAACGCAGGACAAGGACTTCATCCTGATGGCGGTGCCCGCGCAACATGTGCGCGCGATTGCCGGCGACATGCGCCGCTCGCTCCGGCGCCTGACACCGGTGGTAAGTTGCTCCAAAGGCATTGAGTGCGGCAGCAGCGCGCTCATGTCAGAAGTGCTCGCCGCGATGCTGCCTGAAGCGGTGGTTGCTGTCCTGTCCGGGCCCTCGTTTGCGCGTGAAATAGCCGCCGATCAGCCATGCGGCGTCACGCTGGCGTGCGAGGACTGGTCGGTTGGCGAATCGCTGGGGCGGCAGATATCAAACCCGCGTTTCTGCGTTCAACTATGCGATGACGTGATTGGCACCACGCTGGGCGGCGTGATGAAGAACGTCATCTCCATCGCGAGCGGAATCGTGGCCGGCCGCAAGTATGGCGAAAACGCGCGCGCGTCACTGATTACACTGGGGCTGGCGGAGACGATCCGGCTTGGCCTGGTGAAAGGCGCCAAGGTGGCGACATTTACGGGGCTGTCCGGCATTGGCGATTTCATGCTCACGGCCAACAGTCTCCAGTCCCGCAACACATCGCTCGGCGTCCAGTTGGGCCAAGGCCGGCTGCTGGCCGATATCATGGCCGAACGCAAGGAAGTGACCGAAGGATTTCACTCGGTCGAGGCGGTAGCCGCGCTCGCCAGGCAGCTTCATGTCGACATGCCGGTCACGCAGGCGCTCGATGCGATACTCAATCATGGCGTCGCGTTGGACGACGCGATCGGACAATTCATGTCGCATCTGCCACCGCTTTGCCGCACTGGCAGGGTGCGACCGCCACAGTGA
- a CDS encoding ABC transporter ATP-binding protein: MRISVQGLTKRFGKNEVVSNISFDIGEGELFTLLGPSGCGKTTLLRLIAGFYAPDEGEIRFDDRRVNEMPPHERGIGMVFQNYALWPHMTVSDNIAYGLKLQKIEAATIGKRVESVLEKVKLGGLGDRYPGQLSGGQQQRVALARALVLNPKILLLDEPLSNLDAKIRIQVRAEIRKLQKELGITTVYVTHDQEEALTLSDRIAVFNLGKVLQIGPPKELYERPGSRFVADFIGINNLIDGTVQTADPAQRKLTVKTAYGELTALWDERFHAGDRCVLCIRPENSILNAALGTTADGNNHINGRIAFAAYLGNALRYDVELAPGQIFKTDIRDPWHHEQVPLGNAVSVSFPITSTVAIAGDK; this comes from the coding sequence ATGCGTATCTCGGTTCAAGGTCTGACCAAGCGCTTCGGCAAGAACGAAGTTGTCAGCAACATCAGCTTCGACATCGGAGAGGGTGAGCTGTTCACCCTCCTCGGTCCGTCCGGATGCGGCAAGACCACGCTCCTGCGCTTGATCGCCGGCTTCTATGCGCCGGATGAGGGTGAAATCCGTTTCGACGACCGCAGGGTCAACGAAATGCCGCCCCACGAGCGCGGCATCGGCATGGTGTTCCAGAACTACGCGCTCTGGCCGCACATGACGGTATCCGACAATATCGCCTACGGGCTGAAGCTGCAAAAAATTGAAGCCGCGACCATCGGCAAACGCGTCGAAAGCGTGCTGGAAAAAGTCAAGCTAGGCGGCTTGGGGGATCGCTACCCGGGCCAACTCTCCGGCGGCCAGCAACAGCGCGTGGCACTCGCCCGCGCGTTGGTGCTCAATCCGAAAATACTGTTGCTCGACGAGCCGCTGTCAAATCTGGATGCCAAGATTCGCATCCAGGTGCGCGCCGAAATTCGCAAGCTGCAGAAAGAACTTGGCATTACCACGGTTTATGTCACGCACGATCAGGAAGAAGCGCTAACCCTGTCGGACCGTATCGCCGTGTTCAACCTGGGCAAGGTACTGCAGATCGGCCCACCCAAGGAGTTGTACGAGCGGCCCGGGAGCCGATTCGTGGCGGATTTCATCGGCATCAACAATTTGATTGACGGCACGGTACAGACGGCTGATCCCGCGCAACGCAAACTCACGGTGAAAACCGCATACGGCGAACTGACGGCGTTGTGGGACGAACGTTTTCACGCTGGCGATCGCTGCGTGCTGTGTATTCGTCCCGAGAATTCCATCCTCAATGCCGCCCTCGGCACGACAGCGGACGGCAACAACCACATCAATGGTCGCATCGCGTTTGCCGCCTACCTCGGCAATGCGCTGCGCTACGACGTGGAACTTGCACCCGGCCAGATTTTCAAGACAGACATCCGCGATCCGTGGCACCACGAGCAGGTGCCGCTCGGCAACGCCGTAAGCGTGAGCTTCCCAATCACCAGCACCGTGGCCATCGCGGGTGACAAATGA